One Rattus norvegicus strain BN/NHsdMcwi chromosome 20, GRCr8, whole genome shotgun sequence DNA segment encodes these proteins:
- the Mpig6b gene encoding megakaryocyte and platelet inhibitory receptor G6b isoform X1 codes for MALVLQLLPLLLSKVQGNPEVSLEGNPGDRVNLSCIGVSDPTRWAWAPSFPACKGLSKGRRPILWASSSGTPTVLQHFSGRLRSLDTGIKRLELLLSAGDSGTFFCKGRQENESRTVIQVLGDKAGCRPSGSTHGSEYSKVLIPLLGFGLVLGLGALGLVWWRRRTSTMLIWTTLSSGGTAGCLLWFLAMLPPSMRL; via the exons ATGGCCTTGGTCCTGCAGCTGCTGCCTCTGTTGCTCTCCAAGGTCCAAGGGAATCCCGAGG TTTCTCTGGAGGGCAACCCTGGGGACCGGGTGAATCTCTCCTGCATAGGGGTCTCCGACCCCACCCGCTGGGCTTGGGCGCCTAGTTTCCCAGCATGCAAAGGCCTGTCCAAAGGGCGCCGCCCGATCCTGTGGGCCTCTTCGAGCGGGACCCCAACTGTGCTCCAGCACTTCTCTGGCCGCCTGCGTTCCCTCGACACTGGTATCAAGCGGCTAGAGCTGCTACTGAGCGCCGGGGATTCTGGTACTTTTTTCTGCAAAGGACGCCAAGAGAACGAGAGCCGCACAGTGATTCAAGTGTTAGGGGACAAGGCAGGTTGCCGGCCTTCGGGATCTACCCACG GATCCGAGTATTCCAAAGTCTTGATCCCGTTGCTGGGCTTTGGGCTTGTGCTGGGACTGGGAGCCTTGGGCTTGGTCTGGTGGCGGCGCAG AACCTCCACTATGCTGATCTGGACCACTCTGTCCTCAGGAGGCACCGCCGGATGTCTGCTTTGGTTCCTGGCGATGCTTCCACCGTCTATGCGGTTGTAG
- the Mpig6b gene encoding megakaryocyte and platelet inhibitory receptor G6b precursor — MALVLQLLPLLLSKVQGNPEVSLEGNPGDRVNLSCIGVSDPTRWAWAPSFPACKGLSKGRRPILWASSSGTPTVLQHFSGRLRSLDTGIKRLELLLSAGDSGTFFCKGRQENESRTVIQVLGDKAGCRPSGSTHGSEYSKVLIPLLGFGLVLGLGALGLVWWRRRRSPPPPPPPPPPPGPLPTIAPVINAEPQRPLEQDSKISGHLDQEPNLHYADLDHSVLRRHRRMSALVPGDASTVYAVVV; from the exons ATGGCCTTGGTCCTGCAGCTGCTGCCTCTGTTGCTCTCCAAGGTCCAAGGGAATCCCGAGG TTTCTCTGGAGGGCAACCCTGGGGACCGGGTGAATCTCTCCTGCATAGGGGTCTCCGACCCCACCCGCTGGGCTTGGGCGCCTAGTTTCCCAGCATGCAAAGGCCTGTCCAAAGGGCGCCGCCCGATCCTGTGGGCCTCTTCGAGCGGGACCCCAACTGTGCTCCAGCACTTCTCTGGCCGCCTGCGTTCCCTCGACACTGGTATCAAGCGGCTAGAGCTGCTACTGAGCGCCGGGGATTCTGGTACTTTTTTCTGCAAAGGACGCCAAGAGAACGAGAGCCGCACAGTGATTCAAGTGTTAGGGGACAAGGCAGGTTGCCGGCCTTCGGGATCTACCCACG GATCCGAGTATTCCAAAGTCTTGATCCCGTTGCTGGGCTTTGGGCTTGTGCTGGGACTGGGAGCCTTGGGCTTGGTCTGGTGGCGGCGCAG ACGctcgcccccgcccccgcccccacccccgcccccgcctGGACCACTACCCACAATTG CTCCAGTCATAAATGCTGAGCCACAGCGGCCTTTAGAACAGGATTCCAAGATCTCAGGCCACCTGGACCAGGAGCCG AACCTCCACTATGCTGATCTGGACCACTCTGTCCTCAGGAGGCACCGCCGGATGTCTGCTTTGGTTCCTGGCGATGCTTCCACCGTCTATGCGGTTGTAGTCtaa
- the Ddah2 gene encoding putative hydrolase DDAH2 isoform X2, giving the protein MGTPGEGLGRCSHALIRGVPESLASGEGAGAGLPALDLAKAQREHGVLGGKLRQRLGLQLLELPPEESLPLGPLLGDTAVIQGDTALITRPWSPARRPEVDGVRKALQDLGLRIVEMGDENATLDGTDVLFTGREFFVGLSKWTNHRGAEIVADTFRDFAVSTVPVSGASHLRGLCGMGGPRTVVAGSSEAAQKAVRMTQRVTVSFCVLGCLVPHLSFCTAEVGTCPTARRLCKSSLTSPWYLCPARNWRRLELASAPSAWCSAHAPTAEGWVWGSN; this is encoded by the exons ATGGGGACGCCGGGGGAGGGGCTGGGTCGCTGTTCCCATGCCCTGATCCGGGGTGTCCCCGAGAGCTTGGCATCCGGGGAAGGTGCTGGCGCTGGTCTTCCGGCTCTGGATCTGGCTAAAGCTCAAAGGGAGCATGGAGTACTAGGAGGTAAACTGAGGCAACGACTAGGTCTGCAGCTTCTTGAACTGCCTCCTGAGGAATCACTGCCGCTGGGACCACTGCTTGGTGACACGGCTGTGATCCAAGGAGACACGGCTCTAATCACAAGGCCCTGGAGCCCAGCGCGTAGGCCTGAG GTTGATGGAGTCCGCAAAGCTCTCCAGGACTTGGGGCTCAGAATTGTGGAGATGGGGGATGAGAACGCTACGCTGGACGGCACCGACGTCCTCTTCACCG GCCGGGAGTTTTTCGTAGGCCTCTCCAAGTGGACCAATCATCGAGGAGCTGAGATCGTGGCAGACACGTTCCGG GACTTCGCTGTCTCTACGGTACCGGTCTCTGGCGCCTCGCATCTGCGCGGCCTCTGTGGCATGGGAGGACCTCGCACGGTGGTGGCTGGAAGCAGTGAGGCTGCCCAAAAAGCCGTCAGG ATGACGCAGCGAGTGACTGTCTCTTTCTGCGTCCTGGGTTGCCTGGTACCACACCTTTCCTTCTGCACCGCGGAGGTGGGGACCTGCCCAACAGCCAGGAG GCTCTGCAAAAGCTCTCTGACGTCACCCTGGTACCTGTGTCCTGCTCGGAACTGGAGAAGGTTGGAGCTGGCCTCAGCTCCCTCTGCCTGGTGCTCAGCACACGCCCCCACTGCTGAGGGCTGGGTTTGGGGCTCCAATTAG
- the Ddah2 gene encoding putative hydrolase DDAH2 yields the protein MGTPGEGLGRCSHALIRGVPESLASGEGAGAGLPALDLAKAQREHGVLGGKLRQRLGLQLLELPPEESLPLGPLLGDTAVIQGDTALITRPWSPARRPEVDGVRKALQDLGLRIVEMGDENATLDGTDVLFTGREFFVGLSKWTNHRGAEIVADTFRDFAVSTVPVSGASHLRGLCGMGGPRTVVAGSSEAAQKAVRAMAALTDHPYASLTLPDDAASDCLFLRPGLPGTTPFLLHRGGGDLPNSQEALQKLSDVTLVPVSCSELEKVGAGLSSLCLVLSTRPHC from the exons ATGGGGACGCCGGGGGAGGGGCTGGGTCGCTGTTCCCATGCCCTGATCCGGGGTGTCCCCGAGAGCTTGGCATCCGGGGAAGGTGCTGGCGCTGGTCTTCCGGCTCTGGATCTGGCTAAAGCTCAAAGGGAGCATGGAGTACTAGGAGGTAAACTGAGGCAACGACTAGGTCTGCAGCTTCTTGAACTGCCTCCTGAGGAATCACTGCCGCTGGGACCACTGCTTGGTGACACGGCTGTGATCCAAGGAGACACGGCTCTAATCACAAGGCCCTGGAGCCCAGCGCGTAGGCCTGAG GTTGATGGAGTCCGCAAAGCTCTCCAGGACTTGGGGCTCAGAATTGTGGAGATGGGGGATGAGAACGCTACGCTGGACGGCACCGACGTCCTCTTCACCG GCCGGGAGTTTTTCGTAGGCCTCTCCAAGTGGACCAATCATCGAGGAGCTGAGATCGTGGCAGACACGTTCCGG GACTTCGCTGTCTCTACGGTACCGGTCTCTGGCGCCTCGCATCTGCGCGGCCTCTGTGGCATGGGAGGACCTCGCACGGTGGTGGCTGGAAGCAGTGAGGCTGCCCAAAAAGCCGTCAGG gcAATGGCAGCACTGACTGATCACCCCTACGCCTCTCTGACCCTCCCAGATGACGCAGCGAGTGACTGTCTCTTTCTGCGTCCTGGGTTGCCTGGTACCACACCTTTCCTTCTGCACCGCGGAGGTGGGGACCTGCCCAACAGCCAGGAG GCTCTGCAAAAGCTCTCTGACGTCACCCTGGTACCTGTGTCCTGCTCGGAACTGGAGAAGGTTGGAGCTGGCCTCAGCTCCCTCTGCCTGGTGCTCAGCACACGCCCCCACTGCTGA
- the Ddah2 gene encoding putative hydrolase DDAH2 isoform X1, producing MGTPGEGLGRCSHALIRGVPESLASGEGAGAGLPALDLAKAQREHGVLGGKLRQRLGLQLLELPPEESLPLGPLLGDTAVIQGDTALITRPWSPARRPEVDGVRKALQDLGLRIVEMGDENATLDGTDVLFTGREFFVGLSKWTNHRGAEIVADTFRDFAVSTVPVSGASHLRGLCGMGGPRTVVAGSSEAAQKAVRAMAALTDHPYASLTLPDDAASDCLFLRPGLPGTTPFLLHRGGGDLPNSQEVREGKTAPPTREISLYFPVGERSGPFFRSLGGTPSTWLEGAWL from the exons ATGGGGACGCCGGGGGAGGGGCTGGGTCGCTGTTCCCATGCCCTGATCCGGGGTGTCCCCGAGAGCTTGGCATCCGGGGAAGGTGCTGGCGCTGGTCTTCCGGCTCTGGATCTGGCTAAAGCTCAAAGGGAGCATGGAGTACTAGGAGGTAAACTGAGGCAACGACTAGGTCTGCAGCTTCTTGAACTGCCTCCTGAGGAATCACTGCCGCTGGGACCACTGCTTGGTGACACGGCTGTGATCCAAGGAGACACGGCTCTAATCACAAGGCCCTGGAGCCCAGCGCGTAGGCCTGAG GTTGATGGAGTCCGCAAAGCTCTCCAGGACTTGGGGCTCAGAATTGTGGAGATGGGGGATGAGAACGCTACGCTGGACGGCACCGACGTCCTCTTCACCG GCCGGGAGTTTTTCGTAGGCCTCTCCAAGTGGACCAATCATCGAGGAGCTGAGATCGTGGCAGACACGTTCCGG GACTTCGCTGTCTCTACGGTACCGGTCTCTGGCGCCTCGCATCTGCGCGGCCTCTGTGGCATGGGAGGACCTCGCACGGTGGTGGCTGGAAGCAGTGAGGCTGCCCAAAAAGCCGTCAGG gcAATGGCAGCACTGACTGATCACCCCTACGCCTCTCTGACCCTCCCAGATGACGCAGCGAGTGACTGTCTCTTTCTGCGTCCTGGGTTGCCTGGTACCACACCTTTCCTTCTGCACCGCGGAGGTGGGGACCTGCCCAACAGCCAGGAGGTGAGGGAAGGGAAAACCGCTCCACCAACCAGAGAAATAAGTCTGTATTTCCCAGTGGGAGAAAGGAGTGGGCCCTTCTTCAGAAGCCTGGGTGGGACCCCTAGTACCTGGCTAGAAGGGGCGTGGCTCTGA